The proteins below come from a single Rhizobium sp. BT04 genomic window:
- a CDS encoding efflux RND transporter periplasmic adaptor subunit produces the protein MNDTGTGKKTGAQTSGASDLAAVLAASGRQGKRSRWRGRLLILLIVIAVAAAAAYFYMGRGQSEVSYATQPAKRGDLTVLVTATGSVQPTEQVDISSELSGTVRDVNVDYNSTVKSGEVLALLDTNKLEADVKSSRAKLNSAKANVVKANADMQSAATSLERLKSLVRSNVSTQQSLDDASYKYDSAVAAKQINEAEVLAAEADLQLAEVNLAKAKIISPIDGVILTRSVNPGATVAASLSAPILFTIAGDLKKMELQVDVDEADVGQIAVGQKAKFTVDAYPDRTFPAEIEQIRFASEVVNNVVTYKAVLSVDNADLLLRPGMTATADVTVEAVKDTLMVPNAALRYAPAQAERRGRGIFGIFGPPRQRNNNAGSALTGTQRRVWVLRNGRPVPVIIQVGSSDGQFTQVVSGDIKQDDALVTDATTRAN, from the coding sequence ATGAACGATACCGGAACCGGCAAGAAGACCGGGGCACAGACAAGCGGCGCGTCCGACCTCGCAGCCGTCCTTGCCGCATCGGGCCGGCAGGGCAAGCGCAGCCGCTGGCGCGGACGCCTGCTCATCCTTTTGATCGTCATCGCCGTCGCCGCCGCCGCCGCGTATTTTTATATGGGCCGCGGGCAGAGTGAAGTGAGCTACGCCACCCAGCCGGCAAAACGCGGCGACCTGACGGTGCTCGTCACCGCCACCGGCTCGGTGCAGCCGACCGAGCAGGTGGACATATCGAGCGAACTTTCCGGCACGGTTCGCGACGTCAACGTCGACTACAACAGCACGGTCAAGTCAGGCGAGGTGCTCGCTCTCCTCGATACCAACAAGCTCGAGGCGGATGTGAAGAGTTCGCGCGCCAAGCTGAATTCGGCCAAGGCGAACGTCGTCAAGGCCAATGCCGATATGCAATCGGCGGCCACCTCGCTCGAGCGGTTGAAGAGCCTGGTCAGGAGCAATGTCTCCACCCAGCAGAGCCTCGACGACGCCAGCTACAAATATGATTCCGCCGTCGCCGCCAAACAGATTAATGAGGCCGAGGTTCTCGCCGCGGAGGCCGACCTGCAACTCGCCGAAGTCAATCTCGCCAAGGCAAAGATCATCTCGCCGATCGACGGCGTCATCCTCACCCGCTCGGTCAATCCGGGTGCCACGGTCGCGGCCTCGCTGTCGGCGCCGATCCTTTTCACCATCGCCGGCGACCTGAAGAAGATGGAGCTGCAGGTCGATGTCGACGAGGCCGATGTCGGCCAGATCGCCGTCGGCCAGAAGGCCAAGTTCACGGTCGACGCCTATCCGGATCGCACCTTTCCCGCCGAGATCGAGCAGATCCGCTTCGCCTCCGAAGTGGTCAACAATGTCGTGACCTATAAGGCGGTGCTGTCGGTCGACAATGCCGATCTGCTGCTGCGCCCCGGCATGACCGCCACGGCCGATGTTACCGTCGAGGCCGTCAAGGATACGCTGATGGTGCCGAACGCCGCGCTGCGCTACGCCCCGGCGCAGGCGGAACGGCGCGGCCGTGGCATTTTCGGCATCTTCGGCCCGCCGCGCCAGCGCAACAACAATGCCGGTTCGGCGCTGACCGGCACGCAGCGGCGCGTCTGGGTGCTGCGGAACGGCCGGCCAGTGCCCGTTATCATCCAGGTCGGCTCATCCGACGGCCAGTTCACCCAGGTCGTCTCCGGCGACATCAAGCAAGACGATGCACTGGTGACCGACGCCACGACGCGTGCGAACTAG
- a CDS encoding ABC transporter ATP-binding protein translates to MASPPLIEFRQVSKIYGEGEAAIRALDRVDLAINAHEFVAIMGPSGSGKSTAMNILGCLDVPSGGDYIFEGIPTSGFDRSQLTLLRRHMLGFVFQGFNLLSRTSAVENVELPLIYRGMGVRERRERAREALALVGLTGREHHKTQELSGGQQQRVAIARAIVTEPALLLADEPTGNLDTKTSVEIMDLMTRLNREQGITIVMVTHEPDIAAYAQRLLRFVDGKLETEVEHRRRADHVL, encoded by the coding sequence ATGGCAAGCCCGCCGCTCATCGAATTCAGGCAGGTCTCGAAAATCTACGGCGAGGGCGAGGCGGCGATCCGCGCGCTCGACCGCGTCGATCTGGCGATCAATGCCCATGAATTCGTCGCGATCATGGGTCCGTCAGGCTCCGGCAAGTCGACGGCGATGAACATCCTCGGCTGCCTCGACGTGCCGAGTGGTGGCGACTACATCTTCGAAGGCATTCCGACCAGCGGCTTCGACCGCAGCCAGCTGACGCTGCTGCGCCGCCACATGCTCGGCTTCGTCTTCCAGGGTTTCAACCTCCTGTCGCGCACCTCGGCCGTCGAAAATGTCGAACTGCCGCTGATCTATCGCGGCATGGGGGTGCGCGAACGGCGCGAGCGGGCCCGCGAAGCCCTGGCGCTGGTCGGCCTCACCGGCCGCGAACATCACAAGACCCAGGAACTGTCCGGCGGCCAGCAGCAGCGCGTCGCCATCGCCCGCGCCATCGTCACCGAGCCGGCGCTGCTGCTGGCCGACGAGCCCACCGGCAATCTCGATACGAAGACCAGCGTCGAGATCATGGACCTGATGACGCGGCTGAACCGCGAGCAGGGTATCACCATCGTCATGGTCACCCATGAGCCCGATATTGCCGCCTATGCCCAGCGGCTGCTGCGTTTCGTCGACGGCAAGCTGGAGACCGAGGTCGAGCACCGGAGGAGGGCGGATCATGTTCTTTGA
- a CDS encoding copper-binding protein, whose product MKTAMIKIGLATLLCASAAFGAFAEEFTKGVVNKVDTKARKVTIKHEDLKNLDMPAMTMVFRVEDLALIEKLKEGANVEFVAERVNGKLTVTNVK is encoded by the coding sequence ATGAAAACTGCAATGATCAAAATCGGCCTCGCCACCCTGCTCTGCGCCAGCGCAGCCTTCGGCGCATTCGCCGAGGAATTCACCAAGGGTGTCGTCAACAAGGTCGACACAAAGGCAAGGAAGGTCACCATCAAGCATGAGGACCTGAAGAACCTCGACATGCCTGCGATGACGATGGTCTTCCGCGTCGAAGACCTGGCTTTGATCGAGAAACTGAAAGAAGGCGCGAATGTCGAGTTCGTTGCCGAGCGTGTGAATGGCAAGCTGACCGTCACCAATGTAAAATAG
- a CDS encoding cytochrome b, with the protein MKSGYSLAQIGLHWLVAFMVPVQYLTGGSIEKTHHAVHMGLTPSYWDVVQHQLHNYAGMVIGLLMGLRLVLRLLQPPETNRPGPWAGRAAKALHYGFYVAIIGQACMGFVASYLSFAIAPYHVIGSRIILAMVALHLAAAAWHTLVARDETVDRMVFSRRKRSAENF; encoded by the coding sequence ATGAAGAGTGGCTACTCGCTCGCCCAGATAGGACTCCACTGGCTCGTCGCCTTCATGGTGCCGGTCCAGTATCTGACCGGCGGCAGCATCGAGAAAACCCACCACGCCGTCCACATGGGTCTCACACCATCCTATTGGGACGTCGTCCAGCACCAACTTCACAACTATGCGGGAATGGTGATCGGCCTGCTGATGGGTCTGCGGCTGGTTCTTCGTCTCCTTCAGCCGCCCGAAACCAACAGGCCCGGTCCATGGGCCGGGCGGGCCGCGAAGGCGCTTCACTACGGTTTCTACGTCGCAATCATCGGACAGGCTTGCATGGGGTTCGTCGCGAGCTATCTCTCGTTCGCCATCGCGCCGTATCACGTGATCGGGTCGAGGATTATCCTGGCGATGGTCGCGCTGCACCTCGCCGCAGCGGCCTGGCACACGCTGGTCGCCCGGGACGAGACGGTCGACCGCATGGTGTTCTCGCGCCGGAAGCGGTCAGCCGAGAACTTCTAA
- a CDS encoding plastocyanin/azurin family copper-binding protein, giving the protein MKNYLMALALAALASPALASGNHAGGHGEKMTVGEPGDKAKATQTIRVTMTETDDGKMLFTPALFNVRKGQTVKIAIKNAGTVDHEFVLDQEDKILEHKKVMEKFPEMEHADPNSIRLPAGQSGEIVWKFTTDGEFKFACLIPGHYEAGMHGDVTVAGK; this is encoded by the coding sequence ATGAAGAATTATCTCATGGCACTGGCCCTCGCAGCACTCGCGTCGCCAGCACTTGCCTCCGGCAATCATGCCGGTGGCCACGGCGAGAAGATGACTGTCGGAGAACCCGGCGACAAGGCCAAGGCGACACAGACCATCCGCGTCACGATGACGGAAACCGACGACGGAAAGATGCTGTTTACCCCTGCGCTCTTCAACGTCCGAAAAGGGCAGACGGTCAAGATCGCGATCAAGAATGCCGGAACCGTCGACCACGAATTCGTGCTCGATCAGGAAGACAAGATCCTGGAGCACAAGAAGGTCATGGAGAAGTTCCCGGAAATGGAACATGCCGACCCCAACTCCATCCGTCTTCCGGCTGGCCAATCCGGCGAGATCGTCTGGAAGTTCACCACCGACGGCGAGTTCAAGTTCGCCTGCCTGATCCCCGGTCACTACGAAGCCGGCATGCATGGCGACGTCACCGTCGCCGGCAAATAA
- a CDS encoding multicopper oxidase family protein → MFNRRQLFGASAALLATAAWTKTSAMGLPDAPTMESADMQPPLHPSSGPDYQPVVTLNGWTLPHRMNNGVKEFHLVAEPVEREMADGMTAYLWGYNGQSPGPTIEAVEGDRVRIFVTNKLPEHTTIHWHGMILPSGMDGVGGLTQPHIPVGKTYVYEFDLVKSGTFMYHPHSDEMVQMAMGMMGFFVIHPKDPKFMRVDRDFVFLLNAYDIDPGSYVPRIMEMTDFNMWCWNSRVFPDISPLVVSRNDRVRVRVGNLTMTNHPVHMHGYDFEVTCTDGGWVRPEARWPEVSIDIPVGAMRAYEFDAKYLGDWAIHCHKSHHTMNAMGHDIPTFIGADKSKVAEKIRKLQPEYMPMGTKGMADMGEMEMPIPENTVPMMTGWGPHGPIEMGGMFSVVKVREGISADDYSDPGWYENPPGTQAWEWTGELPDATKAKDAKTQITPKPTNG, encoded by the coding sequence ATGTTCAACAGACGACAACTTTTTGGAGCCAGCGCTGCTCTGCTTGCCACAGCCGCCTGGACGAAGACGTCGGCGATGGGTCTGCCCGACGCTCCGACGATGGAATCGGCGGACATGCAGCCGCCACTCCACCCTAGCTCCGGTCCGGACTATCAGCCGGTGGTCACCCTCAACGGCTGGACCTTGCCGCATCGGATGAACAACGGCGTCAAGGAATTCCACCTCGTCGCCGAACCGGTCGAACGCGAGATGGCAGACGGCATGACCGCCTATCTGTGGGGCTACAACGGACAGTCACCGGGGCCGACGATCGAGGCTGTCGAGGGAGATCGCGTCCGCATCTTCGTCACCAACAAGCTGCCCGAGCACACGACGATCCACTGGCACGGCATGATCCTGCCGTCGGGCATGGACGGCGTCGGCGGCCTGACGCAGCCGCATATTCCAGTCGGCAAGACCTATGTCTACGAGTTCGACCTCGTGAAATCCGGCACCTTCATGTACCACCCGCATTCCGACGAGATGGTGCAGATGGCGATGGGCATGATGGGTTTCTTCGTGATCCATCCGAAAGATCCCAAGTTCATGCGCGTCGACCGAGACTTCGTCTTCCTGCTCAACGCCTACGACATCGACCCCGGCTCCTACGTGCCGCGGATCATGGAGATGACCGACTTCAACATGTGGTGCTGGAACAGCCGCGTGTTCCCGGACATCAGCCCTCTCGTCGTGTCCAGGAATGACCGGGTGCGCGTCCGGGTCGGCAACCTGACGATGACCAACCATCCGGTCCACATGCATGGCTACGATTTCGAAGTGACCTGCACCGACGGCGGCTGGGTGCGGCCGGAAGCGCGGTGGCCGGAGGTCAGCATCGACATCCCCGTCGGCGCGATGCGTGCCTACGAGTTCGACGCCAAATATCTCGGCGACTGGGCGATCCACTGCCACAAGTCGCACCACACGATGAACGCCATGGGTCATGACATTCCAACCTTCATCGGCGCGGACAAGTCGAAGGTCGCCGAAAAGATCAGGAAGCTGCAGCCGGAATACATGCCCATGGGTACCAAGGGCATGGCCGACATGGGCGAAATGGAAATGCCCATCCCCGAGAACACCGTTCCGATGATGACCGGCTGGGGGCCGCATGGTCCGATCGAAATGGGCGGCATGTTCTCGGTCGTGAAAGTCCGCGAGGGGATCTCGGCGGACGATTACTCAGATCCCGGCTGGTACGAAAACCCGCCCGGAACGCAGGCCTGGGAATGGACCGGAGAACTTCCGGACGCGACCAAGGCCAAAGACGCGAAAACGCAAATCACGCCAAAGCCGACAAACGGCTGA
- a CDS encoding TolC family protein: protein MIGTTRLIAALAFPLALSGCVTGADYSRKGAGFTAVANKTAIVTAKETVWIQNQNQARSAAAQVKDLLARTKPLDVETAVQIALLNNKGLQAAYADLGDSAADAWQSTMFINPTVSIGTTGIGTPELQAFKTIEGMITTNILALATKNRDMAIADTRFRQAQLIAAVKTLQVAADTRRAWIGAVASWENVGQLQHAQATADAASELAEKLGETGAMAKGAQAREHVFVAELAGETAKARLSARLAKEELTRLMGLWGSDLDYQVPNSLPPLPKSVVRRDTIEAEALRSRIDLQIAKLDLEATARSYGLTEATRYVTDLEILTGFETEREIEDDETKTRTTAQVELEFAIPIFDTGKARMRKSELAYMRAANLLAEKAVNVRSEARSTYEAYRSHYDIARHYRNNVVPLRTKVEEESLLTYNGMISNTFELLADTRDKINSTLLSVNAKRDFWLAEADLAPAIYGGGATKASAETEVAAASESSAGGGH from the coding sequence ATGATCGGCACCACAAGACTGATCGCGGCGCTGGCATTTCCGCTCGCCTTGAGCGGCTGCGTTACAGGCGCCGACTATTCCCGCAAAGGGGCGGGCTTCACCGCCGTTGCCAATAAAACCGCCATTGTCACGGCGAAAGAGACCGTCTGGATCCAGAACCAGAACCAGGCCCGATCGGCGGCCGCGCAGGTCAAAGACCTGCTTGCTCGGACGAAGCCTCTCGACGTCGAGACGGCCGTCCAGATCGCGCTGCTCAACAACAAGGGCCTCCAGGCCGCCTATGCCGATCTTGGCGACAGCGCCGCCGACGCCTGGCAGTCGACGATGTTCATCAACCCGACCGTCTCCATCGGCACGACCGGGATCGGAACTCCGGAACTGCAGGCGTTCAAAACGATCGAAGGGATGATCACGACGAACATCCTGGCGCTCGCCACGAAGAACAGGGACATGGCGATCGCCGACACCCGCTTCCGGCAGGCGCAATTGATCGCGGCGGTGAAGACGCTTCAGGTCGCCGCTGACACCCGGCGCGCCTGGATCGGTGCGGTCGCCTCATGGGAGAATGTCGGGCAGCTCCAGCACGCCCAGGCGACTGCCGATGCGGCCTCCGAACTCGCCGAGAAACTCGGCGAGACAGGCGCAATGGCCAAGGGCGCCCAGGCCCGTGAACATGTCTTCGTCGCCGAACTCGCCGGGGAAACGGCGAAGGCCCGCTTGTCCGCCCGTCTTGCCAAGGAGGAGTTGACGCGGCTGATGGGCCTCTGGGGCTCCGATCTGGACTACCAGGTTCCGAACAGCCTGCCGCCGCTCCCCAAGTCCGTTGTCAGACGTGATACCATCGAGGCCGAGGCTCTCAGGAGCCGCATCGACCTGCAGATCGCCAAGCTCGACCTTGAGGCCACGGCCAGATCCTACGGCCTCACCGAGGCGACGCGCTATGTGACCGACCTCGAGATCCTGACCGGTTTCGAAACGGAGCGGGAAATCGAGGACGACGAGACGAAGACGCGAACCACTGCGCAGGTCGAGCTTGAGTTCGCCATCCCGATCTTCGACACCGGCAAGGCCCGGATGCGCAAGTCCGAGCTGGCCTATATGCGGGCGGCGAACCTCTTGGCAGAGAAAGCCGTCAACGTCCGCTCGGAAGCACGCTCCACCTACGAGGCTTACCGCTCGCACTACGATATCGCGCGGCACTACCGCAACAACGTCGTGCCGCTGCGCACCAAGGTCGAGGAGGAATCCCTGCTGACCTACAACGGCATGATCTCGAACACCTTCGAGCTGCTGGCGGACACCCGCGACAAGATCAACTCCACCCTGCTTTCCGTCAACGCGAAGCGAGATTTCTGGCTCGCCGAAGCCGATCTGGCGCCTGCGATCTACGGCGGCGGCGCGACGAAGGCCTCGGCAGAGACCGAGGTCGCCGCTGCTTCCGAAAGCAGCGCTGGCGGCGGTCATTGA
- a CDS encoding ABC transporter permease encodes MFFETLKLALRAISRNMLRSFLTVLGVVIGVAAVIALVTIGNGTTAQVSTELSRLGTNMLFVRPGQFGPGRASSEAKRFSIKDVAAIRDQIGGLRAVAPLNQSTATVIFGGQNHSTSVSGTTNDYFIAQDWNLALGRNFLPAEERGQARCIIGETVRSQLFGSADPTGQQIRVGKVSCPVIGVLAKRGQSGMGNDQDDVVIMPVKVFQRRISGSSNVPQIIISARDGVSTAKVQSDVENLLRERRKIVPGRQDDFNVNDMTQIAEAMTGTTTLLTGLLGAVAAISLLVGGIGIMNIMLVSVTERTREIGIRLAIGALESQVLTQFLVEAVALSLFGGITGIVLGLSLGFGAVTLLKVPFVFSPLMVAVAFLFSAAIGMIFGYFPARRAAQLNPIEALRHE; translated from the coding sequence ATGTTCTTTGAGACGCTGAAGCTGGCGTTGCGGGCCATCAGCCGCAACATGCTGCGCTCCTTCCTGACCGTGCTTGGTGTCGTCATCGGCGTTGCCGCCGTCATCGCGCTGGTGACGATCGGCAACGGCACGACCGCACAGGTGTCGACCGAGCTGTCGCGGCTCGGCACCAACATGCTGTTCGTCCGTCCCGGCCAGTTCGGCCCCGGCCGGGCGAGCTCCGAGGCCAAGCGCTTCAGCATCAAGGACGTCGCGGCGATCCGCGACCAGATCGGCGGCCTCAGGGCGGTGGCGCCGCTCAACCAGTCGACGGCGACGGTGATTTTCGGCGGCCAGAACCATTCGACCAGCGTCTCCGGCACCACCAATGATTATTTCATCGCCCAGGACTGGAATCTGGCGCTCGGCCGCAATTTCCTGCCCGCTGAGGAACGCGGCCAGGCGCGCTGCATCATCGGCGAAACGGTGCGCTCGCAGCTCTTCGGCAGCGCCGACCCCACAGGCCAGCAGATTCGCGTCGGCAAGGTCTCGTGCCCCGTCATCGGCGTGCTTGCCAAGCGCGGCCAGTCCGGCATGGGCAATGACCAGGACGATGTCGTCATCATGCCGGTCAAGGTGTTTCAGCGGCGCATCAGCGGCAGCAGCAACGTGCCGCAGATCATCATCTCGGCGCGCGACGGCGTCTCCACAGCCAAGGTGCAGTCCGATGTCGAAAATCTCCTGCGCGAGCGCCGCAAGATCGTGCCCGGTCGCCAGGACGATTTCAATGTCAACGACATGACGCAGATCGCCGAGGCGATGACCGGTACGACGACGTTGCTGACCGGCCTGCTCGGCGCCGTCGCTGCGATCAGCCTGCTCGTCGGCGGCATCGGCATCATGAACATCATGCTGGTCTCCGTCACCGAGCGCACCCGCGAGATCGGCATCCGCCTGGCGATCGGCGCGCTCGAAAGCCAGGTGCTCACCCAGTTCCTGGTCGAGGCGGTGGCGCTATCGCTGTTCGGCGGCATCACCGGTATCGTGCTGGGGCTCAGCCTCGGTTTCGGCGCCGTGACGCTGCTGAAAGTGCCCTTCGTCTTCAGCCCCCTGATGGTCGCCGTCGCTTTTCTCTTCTCCGCGGCAATCGGCATGATCTTCGGCTATTTCCCGGCGAGAAGGGCCGCGCAGTTGAACCCGATCGAGGCGCTGCGGCACGAATGA
- a CDS encoding cytochrome c: MRLTVDANKFGLFAFMAVLMLATVSSAAEDIVAIRQADMKAMAAAAKTISGMFKDSTTYKASEFKWAADTIRDRSGGVLSAHFASEADSRQSKAGPNILRERDRFDRIANDLRDYAVALDAAAQQNPGPMTASMRMKPGEAMGGGPFGTHIRNEHELSTMAAEHAFHLMLQTCTTCHTRFRME, translated from the coding sequence ATGAGATTAACAGTTGACGCGAACAAATTCGGACTGTTCGCCTTCATGGCGGTCCTGATGTTAGCAACCGTGTCTTCGGCCGCGGAGGACATTGTCGCCATTCGGCAGGCGGACATGAAAGCCATGGCCGCGGCGGCAAAGACGATCTCCGGCATGTTCAAGGATTCGACGACCTACAAGGCCAGCGAGTTCAAATGGGCAGCCGACACCATCCGCGACAGGTCCGGAGGCGTTCTCTCCGCACATTTCGCGTCCGAGGCCGACAGTCGGCAGTCGAAGGCCGGGCCGAACATCCTTAGGGAGCGCGACCGGTTCGACCGCATCGCCAACGACCTGCGCGACTACGCCGTCGCGCTGGATGCCGCCGCACAGCAGAACCCCGGGCCGATGACCGCCAGTATGCGCATGAAGCCCGGAGAGGCCATGGGTGGCGGTCCCTTCGGCACGCACATCCGCAACGAGCACGAACTGTCGACGATGGCGGCGGAACACGCGTTCCACCTCATGCTACAGACCTGCACGACCTGCCACACCCGGTTCAGGATGGAATGA
- a CDS encoding DUF411 domain-containing protein: MHGRRSFIAMAGSALVLLSGKARATAPAEMTVYKDPNCGCCHEWAKAMAEAGYSVDLRNTDDLAAVKARLRVPAEMEGCHSAVVEEYYLEGHIPLDAVQRLLRERPPVRGLAVPGMPSGSLGMGVDPATVYDVYAIPSGTGAPYVFMEVRPRKA, translated from the coding sequence ATGCACGGAAGAAGAAGTTTCATTGCAATGGCGGGCTCTGCCCTGGTGTTGTTGAGCGGAAAGGCCCGTGCCACGGCTCCGGCAGAAATGACTGTCTACAAGGACCCGAATTGCGGCTGTTGCCACGAATGGGCGAAAGCAATGGCAGAGGCAGGTTATTCCGTCGATCTCCGCAACACCGACGACCTTGCCGCAGTCAAGGCACGGCTTCGCGTTCCTGCCGAAATGGAAGGATGCCATAGCGCTGTCGTGGAGGAATACTACCTTGAGGGGCATATTCCGCTCGATGCCGTGCAGCGCCTGCTCCGAGAGCGGCCGCCGGTCCGAGGACTGGCCGTGCCGGGGATGCCGTCCGGCTCATTGGGAATGGGTGTCGATCCGGCCACGGTCTATGACGTCTATGCGATCCCCTCGGGAACCGGCGCGCCATACGTGTTTATGGAGGTTCGTCCTCGGAAGGCTTGA
- a CDS encoding GFA family protein — protein MKIRTGGCLCGAVAYHLEGEPLRVGLCHCADCRKSSGSAFVFFAVWPRRAFSHNGEIAMFAGRSFCPTCGSRLFCLREDEAEIRLGSLDHPPTDLAPDYEVWIKRREPWLHPLPGAGQFAEDAD, from the coding sequence ATGAAGATCCGAACCGGAGGCTGCCTTTGCGGGGCGGTCGCCTATCACTTGGAAGGCGAGCCGCTTCGTGTTGGCCTTTGCCACTGCGCCGATTGCCGCAAATCGAGCGGCTCGGCCTTCGTCTTCTTCGCGGTCTGGCCGCGCCGGGCTTTTTCCCACAACGGAGAGATCGCCATGTTCGCCGGCCGCAGCTTCTGCCCCACCTGCGGCAGCCGGCTTTTCTGCCTCAGGGAAGACGAGGCGGAAATCCGTCTCGGTTCGCTCGACCACCCGCCGACCGACCTTGCGCCGGACTATGAAGTCTGGATCAAGCGGCGGGAACCGTGGCTGCACCCTTTGCCCGGCGCCGGCCAATTTGCCGAGGATGCGGATTGA